The following is a genomic window from Mycolicibacterium sp. TY81.
GACCTCCGTTTCGGTGTGCTGATCGCCGTCTGACGGTGGTGTCGGTGGGGTGATGTCGGTGGGTCGTTCGAGCAGTTTGCCTTTGTGGAAGACCGCTCCGGCGCGGACGAGGGCGACCAGATGTGGGGCGTTGACGGCCCGCCAGCGGGCCTGCGCGGCGTCGATCAGCTTGTAGGCCATGGCCAATCCAGCGGCCCGCGATCCCGGACCCTTGGTGACCTTCGTTCTCAAACGCACTGTGGCGAAGGTACTTTCGATCGGATTCGTGGTACGCAGATGGATCCAGTGCTCGGCGGGGTAGTGGTAGAACTCCAGCAGGACATCGAGGTCGTCGACGATCTTGGCGACCACTTTCGGGTACTTCGCGCCGAAGGCAACCGCGAAGGCCTTGACCGCGACCTGAGCTTTGTCGATGTCTTCGGCGTTGTAGATGTCCTTGATGGCCGCCAGCGCGGCCGGATGCGCTGACTTCGGCAGCCCGGCCAGGACGTTGGCCTGCTTGTGGAACCAGCAGCGCTGCTCTCGGGTCTTCGGGAATACCTCCCGCACCGCCTTCCAGAACCCGAGCGCGCCATCGCCGACGGCCAGCACTGGGGCGGTCATGCCGCGGCGTTTGCAGTCGCGCAGCAGATCCGCCCACGACTCGCATGACTCCCGATAGCCGTCGGTGATCGCCACGAGCTCTTTGCGGCCGTCAGCGCGCACGCCGAGCATCACCAGCAGGCACAGCTTCTCCTGGTCCAGGCGGACCTTGAGGTGAATGCCGTCGACCCACAGGTAGACGTAGTCGCTGCCGGACAGGTCCCGGGCAGCGAACGTACGGGCTTCGTCTTGCCACTGCGCGGTCAGACGGGTGATCGTGGTGGCCGACAACCCGGCACCCGAGCCGAGGAACTGCTCGAGTGCGGGCCCGAAG
Proteins encoded in this region:
- a CDS encoding IS256 family transposase, translating into MLTVVHDAEEANGGEAGRSLLDEIVRDGARQMLAAALQAEVAAYVAAFADQLDENGHRLVVRNGYHQPREVLTAAGAVQVKAPRVNDRRVDPDSGERQRFSSAILPAWARKSPQMSEVLPLLYLHGLSTSDFGPALEQFLGSGAGLSATTITRLTAQWQDEARTFAARDLSGSDYVYLWVDGIHLKVRLDQEKLCLLVMLGVRADGRKELVAITDGYRESCESWADLLRDCKRRGMTAPVLAVGDGALGFWKAVREVFPKTREQRCWFHKQANVLAGLPKSAHPAALAAIKDIYNAEDIDKAQVAVKAFAVAFGAKYPKVVAKIVDDLDVLLEFYHYPAEHWIHLRTTNPIESTFATVRLRTKVTKGPGSRAAGLAMAYKLIDAAQARWRAVNAPHLVALVRAGAVFHKGKLLERPTDITPPTPPSDGDQHTETEVA